The genome window ACCAGCAGTTCAGCGTCTACGGCGTCTCCAGCGATATCTCTTGGGAGCCGCGGGCCGACGAGTTCATCGACCCGGACACCGCAACGCAACAGTAACGCGACCCCTACCCCTACCGCTCTACATCGTTATTAATGTCACTCGGAAGATTCGCACTCAAAAGAAGCCTCCAAGGGATCGGCGTCGTCTGGGGCGTCGTCACCGTCGTGTTCGCGCTCCGGTTCGTCACGCCCGGCAGCCCGATCAACGCGGTCGCACCGCTCGACGCCTCTCAGGAGACGCGACAGGCGATCGCCGCCGAGCTGGGGCTCGACCAGCCGCTGTACGTCCAGTACGGCCAGTACATCTTCGACCTCCTGCGCGGCGACATGGGGTTCTCGTACATCAAGGGACAGGACGTCGCGACGCTCGTGTTCGGTCGCCTCCCCGCGACGGTCGAGCTGGCGCTCGCCGCCAGCGTCGTCGCCATCGTCCTCGCCATCCCGCTGGGCGTGATCAGCGCGACCCGCCGCAACGAGCCGGTCGACTACGGCGCGACGCTGCTCTCGCTCGGCGGCATCTCCACCCCGAACTTCTGGCTCGGGATCATGCTCATCCTCGTGTTCGCCGTGGAGTTCAACATCTTCAACACCAGCGGTCGCGGGGTCACCGTCGTCGACGTCGCGCTGTCGGTCGTCGGGCCGGAGCCGGTGTTCGGGACGCTGCTGACGTGGCTCGCGTACATCACGCTGCCCGCGATCGCCCTCGGCACGTACTTCATGGCGCTCATCACCCGGCTGACGCGCTCGGGGATGTTGGACGAACTCAGCAAGGGGTACGTTCAGGCCGCGCGGGCCAAGGGGCTCCCGCAGACCCTGATCCGGTACAAACACGCGCTCCGGAACACGCTGATCCCGGTGATCACCGTCCTCGGCCTCCAGCTCGGGACGCTGATCGGCGGCGCCGTCATCACGGAGGCGGTGTTCTCGTGGCCGGGGCTCGGCTCGCTCGTCATCGACAGTATCAACACCCGAGACTGGCCGACGCTACAGGGCAGTCTCATCGTTATCGGGACGAGCTTCGTCCTCGTCAACATCCTCGTCGACGTGGTGTACGCGTATCTCGACCCGGAGGTAATAACCGACTAATATGGTCTCTTCACGTGTCATTCGAAACCTCAAAAAGGAGTTCAGACAGAGCGGGCTCGCGAAGCTCGGGCTGGCGCTGGTGGTGATAATCGTGCTTACAGCCGTGTTCGCCCCGTTCATCGCGCCCCACAACCCGACCGACCAACAGCTCAACCAGAGCGAGCTGCCGCCGATCGGCTTCTCGCAGACGGAGGAGCGGACCACCTCGCAGATGGTCGACGGCGAGATCCAGACGGTCACCGAGGAGGTCGAGATCAGCGCCGACCCCGACCACGTGTTCGGCACCGACGGGCTCGGCCGCGACATGTTCTCGCGGGTGGTGTACGGCGCTCGGACGTCGCTCGTCGTCGGCGTCCTCGGCACGCTGCTGGCGGCGTCGATCGGCGTGCCGGTCGGCCTGCTCGCCGGCTATCACCGCGGGCGCGTCGACGACGTCCTGATGCGGATCGCGGACGTGAGTCTCGCGTTCCCCTCGCTCGTGCTGGCGGTCGCGCTGATCGGGCTGTGGGGGCGGGCGGCGGTGGACATCCCCGACCCGTTCGTCGCCGCCGGGCTCGCGCCGGAGATGCCCGAGAGCTTCGTGTTGCCGATAACGGTGGTGATCGTCGTCGGCCTCGTCAACTGGGTGTGGTTCGCCCGGGTCGCCCGCGGGGAGGCGCTCTCCTTGCGCGGGCAGGAGTACGTGAAGGCGTCTCGCGCGCTCGGCGCGGACGACAACACGATCATCCTCCGGCACATCCTCCCGAACGCGATCACGCCGATCATCGTCCTCGGGACGGTGCAGGTGGCGGCGATCATCCTCTTGGAGAGCTCGCTGTCGTTCCTTGGCTTCTCCGGGACGACGCTGTCGTGGGGCTTCGACATCGCGCAGGGGCGCGACTACGTCTCCTCCGGCCAGTGGTGGATCGCCTCCATCCCCGGGCTCGCGATCATGCTGTCGGTGATCGGGATCAACCTGCTCGGCGACTGGCTGCGTGACGCCTTAGACCCCGGTATCGAGGGCGAAGGGGGTGCCGCATGAGCGACGCCGAGCGGCCGGTCGACGAGCCCGACGCGGCGACCGACGGCGGCGCGAGCGACGCCGCCGACGCCCTCGGCACCGGCGACGCGGCCCCGACGGGGACGCCCGCGGCCGGTGACGTGCTCTCGGTCCGCGACCTCTCGACCCGATTCTTCACCGAGGAGGGGCAGATCAACGCGGTGGAGTCGGTGTCGTTCGACCTCCGGGAGGACGAGATCCTCGGCGTCGTCGGCGAGTCCGGCTCCGGCAAGTCGGTGACCGCGCTGTCGCTCGTCGACCTCGTCGAGACGCCCGGTCGCGTCACCGCCGGCGAGGTGTGGTACCGCGACCCCGACCTCGCCGAGGAGTTCCGCGGGGACGACGCCGTGCGGGTCGACGGCGACCACGTCGACCTCCGGACGGTGCCGCCGCGCGTCCGGCGATCGCTGCGGGGGCCCTCGTTCAGCGTCATCTTCCAGGACCCGATGAGCAGCTTCAACCCCTCGATCACGGTCGGCGAGCAGATCGCCGAGGCGGTCGAGGTACAGCGCCGGGCGCGGGCGAACCCGCGCTCGACGCGCTCGCGGACGCAGGGGTACGGGCTCGGCAAGTACCTCCTCGACGGGATCGTCCCCGGCCGCGACTACACGAGCGAGGAGAGCATGGAACGCGCGGTCGACCTGCTCGGGCAGGTCGGGATCCCCGACCCCGAGGAGCGCGTCGACGAGTACCCCGGCCAGTTCTCCGGCGGGATGCTCCAGCGCGCGATGATCGCGCAGGCGCTCGCCGGCGAGCCCGACGTGCTGATCGCCGACGAGCCGACGACCGCGCTCGACGTGACGATCCAGGCGCAGATCCTG of Halorubrum trapanicum contains these proteins:
- a CDS encoding ABC transporter permease, yielding MSLGRFALKRSLQGIGVVWGVVTVVFALRFVTPGSPINAVAPLDASQETRQAIAAELGLDQPLYVQYGQYIFDLLRGDMGFSYIKGQDVATLVFGRLPATVELALAASVVAIVLAIPLGVISATRRNEPVDYGATLLSLGGISTPNFWLGIMLILVFAVEFNIFNTSGRGVTVVDVALSVVGPEPVFGTLLTWLAYITLPAIALGTYFMALITRLTRSGMLDELSKGYVQAARAKGLPQTLIRYKHALRNTLIPVITVLGLQLGTLIGGAVITEAVFSWPGLGSLVIDSINTRDWPTLQGSLIVIGTSFVLVNILVDVVYAYLDPEVITD
- a CDS encoding ABC transporter permease; this encodes MVSSRVIRNLKKEFRQSGLAKLGLALVVIIVLTAVFAPFIAPHNPTDQQLNQSELPPIGFSQTEERTTSQMVDGEIQTVTEEVEISADPDHVFGTDGLGRDMFSRVVYGARTSLVVGVLGTLLAASIGVPVGLLAGYHRGRVDDVLMRIADVSLAFPSLVLAVALIGLWGRAAVDIPDPFVAAGLAPEMPESFVLPITVVIVVGLVNWVWFARVARGEALSLRGQEYVKASRALGADDNTIILRHILPNAITPIIVLGTVQVAAIILLESSLSFLGFSGTTLSWGFDIAQGRDYVSSGQWWIASIPGLAIMLSVIGINLLGDWLRDALDPGIEGEGGAA
- a CDS encoding ABC transporter ATP-binding protein, whose protein sequence is MSDAERPVDEPDAATDGGASDAADALGTGDAAPTGTPAAGDVLSVRDLSTRFFTEEGQINAVESVSFDLREDEILGVVGESGSGKSVTALSLVDLVETPGRVTAGEVWYRDPDLAEEFRGDDAVRVDGDHVDLRTVPPRVRRSLRGPSFSVIFQDPMSSFNPSITVGEQIAEAVEVQRRARANPRSTRSRTQGYGLGKYLLDGIVPGRDYTSEESMERAVDLLGQVGIPDPEERVDEYPGQFSGGMLQRAMIAQALAGEPDVLIADEPTTALDVTIQAQILNLLKEIQADRGMSIVLITHDLGVIAEMCDRVCVMYAGEVVERGTLDSVFEDTVHPYTQGLLGSIPDVDDPRARLEPITGNVPSLVDAEMDDRCYFADRCPKAMDACLDKPPEATVDAAADHGAKCVLADREYDPADALPDGYFGDAGEAADPDDGAPAATDGGGDE